From one Plantibacter flavus genomic stretch:
- a CDS encoding twin-arginine translocase TatA/TatE family subunit, which produces MGFLQNLTGWHALIVLAVILLFFGAAKLPSLARSVGQSARILKDEVSADTDPRADTPAA; this is translated from the coding sequence ATGGGATTCCTCCAGAACCTCACCGGCTGGCACGCCCTCATCGTCCTCGCCGTCATCCTGCTGTTCTTCGGTGCCGCGAAGCTCCCGAGCCTCGCCCGCAGCGTCGGGCAGTCGGCACGCATCCTGAAGGACGAGGTGTCGGCCGACACCGACCCCCGCGCCGACACTCCGGCTGCCTGA
- a CDS encoding intradiol ring-cleavage dioxygenase, giving the protein MSRIPAPETTPDGPAYEGRLLDRADEEVVDQGVAFDLGTLVSRRTVLSLVGAGVGAVALAACSTGASGSSSTSSGAASTDTGTATATGDLPSGEIPDETAGPYPGDGSNGADVLEESGIVRSDIRSSIGSDTTASGVPMALSLTILDMANGDAPFADVAVYVWHCDASGGYSMYSDGIEDETYLRGVQVADSSGTVSYTSIFPACYSGRWPHIHFEVYPTVADISDSANAIATSQVALPQAACDTVYALSGYDGSSANLAQVSLDDDNVFGDDGGALQLATVTGDATSGYQVALTVRVDTTTTPTAGAAPSGGGGAGGGGGTPPSGR; this is encoded by the coding sequence ATGAGCAGGATCCCAGCACCCGAGACCACCCCGGACGGCCCGGCCTACGAGGGCCGTCTGCTCGACCGGGCCGACGAGGAGGTCGTCGACCAGGGCGTCGCGTTCGACCTCGGAACCCTCGTCAGCCGGCGCACGGTGCTGAGCCTCGTGGGTGCCGGGGTCGGGGCCGTCGCGCTCGCCGCCTGCTCCACCGGGGCGTCCGGCAGCAGCAGCACGAGCTCCGGCGCCGCGAGTACCGACACGGGCACCGCGACCGCGACCGGCGACCTCCCATCAGGCGAGATCCCCGACGAGACCGCAGGCCCCTACCCGGGCGACGGCTCCAACGGAGCCGACGTGCTCGAGGAGTCCGGCATCGTCCGCAGCGACATCCGGTCGAGCATCGGGTCGGACACCACCGCGAGCGGAGTCCCCATGGCCCTCTCGCTCACCATCCTCGACATGGCGAACGGTGACGCCCCGTTCGCCGACGTCGCCGTGTACGTCTGGCACTGCGACGCGTCGGGCGGCTACTCGATGTACTCCGACGGGATCGAGGACGAGACCTACCTCCGCGGCGTCCAGGTCGCCGACAGCTCGGGGACCGTTTCGTACACCTCGATCTTCCCGGCCTGCTATTCGGGCCGGTGGCCGCACATCCACTTCGAGGTGTACCCCACGGTCGCGGACATCTCCGACTCCGCGAACGCCATCGCGACCTCGCAGGTCGCCCTCCCGCAGGCGGCGTGCGACACCGTCTACGCCCTGTCGGGCTACGACGGTTCGAGCGCGAACCTCGCCCAGGTGAGTCTCGACGACGACAACGTCTTCGGCGACGACGGCGGTGCCCTGCAACTCGCGACGGTGACGGGTGACGCGACCTCCGGGTATCAGGTGGCGCTCACCGTCCGGGTGGACACCACGACGACGCCGACCGCCGGTGCTGCCCCGTCCGGCGGTGGCGGGGCTGGCGGCGGCGGAGGAACGCCGCCGAGCGGACGCTGA